Sequence from the Cucurbita pepo subsp. pepo cultivar mu-cu-16 chromosome LG02, ASM280686v2, whole genome shotgun sequence genome:
AGAGGCCCTTCTGTTTAAGGGGCTAATATGCCATCCTATATGTCAAAACTACGAGCACCGGTTCACTTTCTAGGGTGGGAAGGTGGATTTAAAAGTTCACTGGAGTTTCTTTTTGGGCAACAGAAACTCTTGTGTGGCAGTTCGAGCCTGTTGCACTCAGTACCTTATTCCTCACTCACAGAATTGCATGCACTCTTAAGACCTGGCACTATTTCTGGTGCTAGTTCAGAGCTAGTTAATAGTAGGAGGAATATCTCTGTTCTTGGAGCAATTTCTCGCACATTTTCTATTCCTTCTGTGTCAGGCCCTGCGTTACAGACCTGTGGGTATCACATTGATTGTGCCATTGCTGAATCCAATCAATATTCAACTCGCAGCAAGTTTCAAGACAAACCAATGGCTGCTTGTGGTTCTAGAGCTGGACTTGGTGAATGTTCTCTCGAGAATCTAAGTTTCAGGATTGCACGCACCTCTCCTCCAGCGATCAGTCCTAGTATTTGTTTCAACAAAAGAAGCGTTGATTGCTGCCCAAAAGCCAGCATGAGTTTGAAAAATCAGGAGCAGCCTAGCAATAATGTGATATATGGATACTTTACATACAATGTTGCAAAAAGGTTTTGCAGCAGTTACCTACATGCTGGGTTGGGAGCAAGGGATCTTCATAGTTCGTCCACTTCTTCCCTAGCTGCTGGTTCTGCCCCCAATTTATCATTTGATAATTCTGCACGGGAGGAACAACTTGCTAACTCTACCGATTCATCCGCACAGTATGTTCTCCACCTGATTCCTTggtttaaaatgaaaatattatagtCTATATGCTTAGTTTAAATTACATCACAACTTCGGTTTAAACTTACCAGATTGAatgttttgaatattattgTCAATTGAACTTGTTCTTTGGTCGTCCCATTCTTATAGATCCAATTGTTGAGGGTGAAATGTGAATCATAGCCTGTTGTCCGTGCTTAATGAACATTtgtggttttttcttttcctgtcaAAATgaatctgtttttttttttaattttttttttcaatattccaATATTGTACCCTATGGTGCTTCGTTGTTTTTGGATCTCATTATGGAACTCTTCAAGATTGCCGGCACAAAGTATGCTGTGATACCGCTCTTCACACTTTTAAGTGACAGTATCAGTTTGAATGCAAGTGTTCTTCTTTGCTCTAAATTTCCTACTATATTCTTCACAGAAAGATTCCGAAAGGCAAATCAATGAAACTGGTTTCTGGGTCTTGCTATCTGCCCCACCCTGATAAAGAAGATACTGGTGGAGAGGACGCTCACTT
This genomic interval carries:
- the LOC111788002 gene encoding probable protein phosphatase 2C 55, whose amino-acid sequence is MPSYMSKLRAPVHFLGWEGGFKSSLEFLFGQQKLLCGSSSLLHSVPYSSLTELHALLRPGTISGASSELVNSRRNISVLGAISRTFSIPSVSGPALQTCGYHIDCAIAESNQYSTRSKFQDKPMAACGSRAGLGECSLENLSFRIARTSPPAISPSICFNKRSVDCCPKASMSLKNQEQPSNNVIYGYFTYNVAKRFCSSYLHAGLGARDLHSSSTSSLAAGSAPNLSFDNSAREEQLANSTDSSAQKIPKGKSMKLVSGSCYLPHPDKEDTGGEDAHFICVDEQAIGVADGVGGWADLGVDAGQYSRELMSNSVNAVQEEPKGSIDPARVLEKAHSKTKAKGSSTACIIALTEQGLHAINLGDSGFMVVRDGCTIFRSPVQQHDFNFTFQLESGNNGDLPSSGQVFSVPVAPGDVIIAGTDGLFDNLYNNEITAVVVHAMRAGLGSQVTAQKIAALARQRAQDKDRQTPFSTAAQDAGFRYYGGKLDDITVVVSYVASSNDK